One window from the genome of Nicotiana sylvestris chromosome 9, ASM39365v2, whole genome shotgun sequence encodes:
- the LOC138878158 gene encoding uncharacterized protein: MIKVPPNELNATSSPWSFAAWGIDVIGPIEPTALNGQRFILVAIDYFTKWVEAASYKAVTKKVIADFVKDRIICGFGVPKSIVTDNAANLNVLTSIGATPYMLVYGTEVVIPVEVEVPSLRIIQEAELNDAEWIRSRYKQLAPIDGKRMNAVCHGQLYQNRMSRAFNKKGQAKTVCTRTIGAEEDLPTSR; the protein is encoded by the exons atgataaaagttccaccaaatgagcttaatgccacaagctcaccttggtcattcgccgcctggggaatagATGTCATCGGTCCTATCGAGCCTACTGCTTTAAACGGGCAGaggttcattctagtagccattgactatttcacaaaatgggtagaagctgcatcctacaaagctgtaaccaagaaagtcatcgcagactttgtcaaggatcgtattattTGCGGATTTGGAGTCCCcaagtccattgttactgataatgctgccaatctcaacg ttctcacatcaatcggggcaactccctacatgctggtttatggtaccgaagttgtcatcccagtcgaggtagaggttccttctttaagaatcatacaggaagccgaactcaaTGATGCAGAATGGATACGGAGCCGCTATAAGCAATTGGCCcctatagatggaaaaaggatgaacgcagtatgtcatggtcaactttaccagaacagaatgtccagggCTTTCAACAAAAAaggtcaagccaagacagtttgcaccaggacaattggtgctgaagaagatcttcctacatcaagatga